The DNA sequence CTTGGACACCAGCCCTGCCCGGCTGCGTGCCGTCGTCACGTCGCCGGCCGGCACCACCGCCGCTGGCCTGCGGGAACTTGAAAGGGGAGGGATCCGGGCCGCGGTCCAGTCCGCCATCGACGCCGCAAAAACACGCTCTGAGCAGCTAGGAATTACATCAGAGTAGTTCAAGAAATTTCTGATGGATTGACCCACACCCGTCGCAGTAACCCCACACGCCACGCTATTCTCCTCGTGTATGCACGGGTGGGTGCCAGCGGTGGGGAAGCCGCTGGAGCTGCCCGTGCCTGACGGATTGGGTTGCGATGACGTCTATGAACGGGCCATCGGCGCGGGACGCGGCTGGCGGAAAATCGGCGCGAGAAGCCGGTGGCGCTGAGGCGCAGCCAGTCGCCCGAGCTCAATTTCTCACCGTCGCCGAAGTGGCTTCGCTCATGCGGGTCAGCAAGATGACGGTCTACCGGCTCGTGCACAACGGTGAGCTGCCCGCGGTGCGGGTCGGCCGGTCGTTCCGGGTGCACGCC is a window from the Mycolicibacterium anyangense genome containing:
- a CDS encoding helix-turn-helix domain-containing protein, which encodes MTSMNGPSARDAAGGKSAREAGGAEAQPVARAQFLTVAEVASLMRVSKMTVYRLVHNGELPAVRVGRSFRVHAKAVHDLLETSYFDAG